One genomic region from Lycorma delicatula isolate Av1 chromosome 1, ASM4794821v1, whole genome shotgun sequence encodes:
- the LOC142334283 gene encoding uncharacterized protein LOC142334283 isoform X2 has translation MSSDAAAARREARRRRILENSDKRLTKIISCDNSRGDDLVSSLSSVSNEQIQCNGTVSSAIDEELQPQGSFFPHEEVNVSESVLPNKCEESVSQLLFEETLVDADVEDKTTVIFWIDCLFIIFLSITVRLMYQFNMSSMFAESLFVPFATISVAKFAANPSKHISKSIQCFGMIRASLLLSGVPKKWLDKIFLVAQMFVDIGNDFALYLFSFTVTHIFLESFVNR, from the exons ATGTCCAGTGATGCTGCAGCTGCACGTCGTGAAGCAAGAAGACGgagaattttagaaaattctgataaaagattaactaaaattattagcTGTGATAATTCCCGTGGAGACGACTTAG tatcTTCTTTGAGTTCTGTTAGTAATGAGCAGATTCAGTGTAATGGGACTGTCAGTTCTGCCATTGATGAAGAATTGCAACCACAAGGGTCTTTTTTTCCACATGAAGAGGTTAATGTTAGTGAATCAGTTCTACCTAATAAATGTGAAGAATCTGTGAGCCAATTGTTATTTGAGGAAACATTAGTTGATGCTGATGTTGAGGATAaaacaacagtaatattttgGATTGActgcttatttataatttttctcagtaTAACAGTTCGACTTATGTATCAGTTTAATATGAGTTCAATGTTTGCAGAG TCACTCTTTGTACCGTTTGCTACAATCTCAGTTGCAAAGTTTGCTGCAAATCCATCAAAACATATATCAAAATCAATTCAGTGTTTTGGAATGATCAGAGCTTCATTACTTCTCAGTGGTGTGCCAAAGAAGTGGTTGGATAAAATTTTCCTGGTTGCACAGATGTTTGTTGATATAGGAAATGATTTTGCTTTGTACTTATTCTCATTTACTGTAACTCATATATTTTTAGAATCATTTGTTAATAGATGA
- the LOC142334283 gene encoding uncharacterized protein LOC142334283 isoform X1: protein MSSDAAAARREARRRRILENSDKRLTKIISCDNSRGDDLGKISSLSSVSNEQIQCNGTVSSAIDEELQPQGSFFPHEEVNVSESVLPNKCEESVSQLLFEETLVDADVEDKTTVIFWIDCLFIIFLSITVRLMYQFNMSSMFAESLFVPFATISVAKFAANPSKHISKSIQCFGMIRASLLLSGVPKKWLDKIFLVAQMFVDIGNDFALYLFSFTVTHIFLESFVNR from the exons ATGTCCAGTGATGCTGCAGCTGCACGTCGTGAAGCAAGAAGACGgagaattttagaaaattctgataaaagattaactaaaattattagcTGTGATAATTCCCGTGGAGACGACTTAGGTAAAA tatcTTCTTTGAGTTCTGTTAGTAATGAGCAGATTCAGTGTAATGGGACTGTCAGTTCTGCCATTGATGAAGAATTGCAACCACAAGGGTCTTTTTTTCCACATGAAGAGGTTAATGTTAGTGAATCAGTTCTACCTAATAAATGTGAAGAATCTGTGAGCCAATTGTTATTTGAGGAAACATTAGTTGATGCTGATGTTGAGGATAaaacaacagtaatattttgGATTGActgcttatttataatttttctcagtaTAACAGTTCGACTTATGTATCAGTTTAATATGAGTTCAATGTTTGCAGAG TCACTCTTTGTACCGTTTGCTACAATCTCAGTTGCAAAGTTTGCTGCAAATCCATCAAAACATATATCAAAATCAATTCAGTGTTTTGGAATGATCAGAGCTTCATTACTTCTCAGTGGTGTGCCAAAGAAGTGGTTGGATAAAATTTTCCTGGTTGCACAGATGTTTGTTGATATAGGAAATGATTTTGCTTTGTACTTATTCTCATTTACTGTAACTCATATATTTTTAGAATCATTTGTTAATAGATGA